The Methanolobus sp. WCC4 genome includes the window CTTGGTGGCAAGGAATACGTCTACGGACGTGAAGGCATGGCACCACGTGGAAAGGAGATAGGCATACACGCTGTCCGTGGCGGTGACATTGTCGGTGATCATACAGTTCTCTTTGCCGGAGATGGTGAGAGGATAGAGATAAAACACCAGGCACATTCAAGACAGGCATTCGCAGGCGGTGCGGTGAAGGCAGCTGCATGGATCGGTAATGCAGAACCTGGCCTTTATACTATGCAGGATATTCTCGGGCTTTAAAGTCCAAACCCTTTTTTTTTGAACAACATGTGTTCATTTGTGTCGTACTATTAGTTACGTGTGCGCATAATCTCTGTTAATTTAAGAATATCGGTGGTCATGAATTATATATATTTGTCAGAATATATTATGGATTGTAGTATGTGAGTTGTCAATACCATTGCTACGCCTCCAACACTACCTCCAAAAACCTCCAGACATTTCTTCCTTTTTATTTTTTGACGATCCTATAGCAAATGCTCTGCAATATTCTCGGAGATCACCCGGCCGCAATAGGAACATCTCAGTTTAATGTCAGTGTCTTCGGTGCTTACTTTGAACTTTGATGTGATAGGTTCGTTACTGTTGGATATACAATTAGGGTTTATGCACCCGACAACACCCTCGACAAAGGATGGTATGTGTACCTTCTTCTTCTGGATGACTTTGAAGTCACGTATGATGTTGATCGTTGCGTTTGGTGCGATAAGTGCGATCCTGTCCACTTCCTCTACCTTAAGCTCACGGTTCTCTATCTTGACGACATCCTTCTTCCCGTACTTCCCATGGGAATTTATCAGCACGCTCACAACACCTTCAGAGGAATCTGGAAGTCCCAGTATCTTCAGGACATTCAGTGCCCTGCCTGCGGTTATATGGTCAATGACGGTTCCGTTCTTGATCCTGCGGACCCT containing:
- the pyrI gene encoding aspartate carbamoyltransferase regulatory subunit; this encodes MVKETELRVRRIKNGTVIDHITAGRALNVLKILGLPDSSEGVVSVLINSHGKYGKKDVVKIENRELKVEEVDRIALIAPNATINIIRDFKVIQKKKVHIPSFVEGVVGCINPNCISNSNEPITSKFKVSTEDTDIKLRCSYCGRVISENIAEHLL